A part of Papaver somniferum cultivar HN1 unplaced genomic scaffold, ASM357369v1 unplaced-scaffold_118, whole genome shotgun sequence genomic DNA contains:
- the LOC113330343 gene encoding transcription repressor OFP7-like, whose amino-acid sequence MGKHFKLRLSKVVLPIFQSCKSKDPSKLPENPLPLLLHLPLLRRPKSNTIDHDNVNDFPGFATCTLSPLPLKPHHHRQQPSLKQQVSSAILSVGCNCRSKSSNTNEEEGDEFRWKIDTKWHVIDKINDDTTPRRKIYSHHYDSEEDDEEEEEDLCNNNQASPLFTKIKKTKKRSKKNKIRSRVSTSSGDSGWFSSEEEEDQENEAQVSYSSDFFETHLKTIRESPLNDDSSSIKRSNVKKTKKKKSTATHAARDQNVKRYNHNKRGVILYSSSSSTGTESSPARLSAFQRLMRSSSNSTCKAEGKVKESFAVVKKSEDPYQDFRKSMMEMILEKQMFESKDLEQLLHCLLSLNSKHHHPIIIRAFSEIWEFLFCSSSSL is encoded by the coding sequence ATGGGAAAACATTTCAAGCTACGGCTGTCAAAAGTCGTACTGCCAATCTTTCAATCTTGCAAATCAAAAGACCCATCGAAATTACCTGAAAATCCACTTCCTTTATTACTCCATCTTCCTTTGCTAAGGCGTCCTAAGTCCAACACCATTGATCACGACAATGTCAATGATTTCCCAGGTTTTGCAACTTGTACTCTTTCACCACTACCATTGAAACCTCATCATCATCGGCAGCAACCATCTCTCAAACAACAAGTTTCGTCAGCTATATTATCTGTTGGATGTAATTGCAGATCAAAATCAAGCAatacaaatgaagaagaaggagacgaaTTTAGATGGAAGATAGATACGAAATGGCATGTCATTGATAAAATTAATGACGATACTACTCCTCGTCGTAAAATATACAGTCACCATTACGACTCTGAAGAGgacgacgaagaagaagaagaggatttaTGTAATAACAATCAAGCTTCACCATTATTTACCAAAataaagaagacgaagaaaagaagtaagaaaaacaaaattaggaGTAGGGTAAGTACATCATCAGGTGACAGTGGTTGGTttagcagtgaagaagaagaagatcaagaaaatGAAGCCCAGGTTTCATATTCATCAGATTTTTTCGAAACCCATTTAAAAACAATTCGTGAATCACCCCTTAATGACGACAGTTCATCAATCAAAAGATCAAACgtgaagaaaacaaagaagaagaagagtactGCTACTCATGCTGCGAGAGATCAAAATGTGAAACGTTATAATCATAACAAGAGAGGAGTAATATTGTATTCGTCGTCTTCGTCAACAGGGACCGAATCATCACCAGCTAGATTATCAGCATTTCAGAGACTAATGAGGTCATCCTCAAATAGTACTTGTAAAGCAGAAGGGAAAGTAAAGGAAAGTTTCGCAGTAGTGAAGAAATCTGAGGATCCATATCAAGATTTTAGAAAATCAATGATGGAAATGATATTAGAGAAGCAAATGTTTGAAAGTAAAGATTTAGAACAGCTTTTACATTGTCTGCTTTCACTTAACTCTAAACACCACCATCCTATCATTATTCGAGCTTTTTCTGAAATTTGGGAGTTCCTGTTCTGCTCTTCATCCTCATTGTAA
- the LOC113330740 gene encoding probable DEAD-box ATP-dependent RNA helicase 48, which produces MTIQMSASIPTQSQNLSSIRTLTCLNQMNFLTNFSQLSLNKIATNPLRTSIIRMGGGPRTFPGGVSKWQWKRMQQKKAKQLLKARLCREKQIYEMRKRAELRAAVSELEKPWEIVEKAPALFSVRADEQLKVLADRFQRPGGYDLWSDNDGPQLFQHGGDDFPSARFFPKGVVHSIKPYESIRSEENSDGFKGFKEFTLPNGKRGKGSRRFRSRGRSESESEGGEDGELELSISSDSNAGKRPSSENSGLMGRREEGSSIGGRGMSREFNLGRAKEGSSRGSSRRKGSRGNLGSQVPYGLKSDNEEKNEFPFMGRGRGRGRGRGPGRGGSDNERPYDTRKGLSKPSDLSGEIYDMSLKQD; this is translated from the coding sequence ATGACTATCCAAATGTCTGCAAGTATACCTACTCAATCCCAAAACTTGTCATCAATTAGAACGTTAACATGTCTAAATCAGATGAATTTCCTTACAAATTTTTCACAACTTTCATTAAACAAAATCGCCACAAATCCACTAAGAACATCAATTATTCGTATGGGAGGAGGTCCAAGAACATTTCCAGGCGGAGTATCAAAATGGCAATGGAAAAGAATGcaacaaaagaaagcaaaacaATTACTTAAAGCTAGACTATGTAGAGAAAAACAAATTTACGAAATGCGGAAAAGGGCAGAACTTAGAGCTGCAGTGTCTGAATTAGAAAAGCCATGGGAAATTGTTGAAAAGGCACCAGCATTATTTTCAGTTAGAGCTGATGAACAATTGAAAGTTTTAGCTGATAGGTTTCAAAGACCTGGTGGATATGATTTATGGTCTGATAACGATGGGCCTCAATTGTTTCAGCATGGCGGTGATGATTTTCCTTCTGCGAGGTTTTTTCCTAAAGGAGTTGTTCATAGTATTAAACCTTATGAAAGTATTAGAAGTGAAGAAAATTCTGATGGTTTTAAGGGTTTTAAGGAATTCACTTTGCCTAACGGGAAAAGAGGTAAAGGGTCTAGGAGATTTCGTTCTAGAGGTAGAAGCGAGTCGGAGAGTGAagggggagaagatggtgaacTGGAATTAAGTATCAGCAGCGATAGTAACGCAGGGAAGAGGCCTAGTTCAGAGAATTCTGGTTTAATGGGTAGGCGGGAAGAGGGTAGTAGTATTGGTGGGAGGGGGATGTCCAGGGAGTTTAATTTGGGTAGAGCGAAAGAGGGTTCTTCCCGAGGAAGCTCGAGGAGAAAAGGGAGTAGAGGAAATCTTGGTTCACAGGTTCCATACGGGTTGAAATCAGATAATGAAGAGAAAAATGAGTTTCCTTTCATGGGCAGAGGAAGAGGCAGGGGCCGAGGTCGAGGTCCAGGAAGAGGTGGCAGTGATAATGAGCGTCCATATGATACAAGGAAAGGTTTATCGAAACCCAGTGATCTTAGTGGAGAAATTTATGACATGAGTTTGAAACAGGATTGA